CGCAAGCTGGAGGAATCCGTCCGTTTCGCCGGGGCTGTGGCTGGTATGGTAAGCCTCGATGCCGTCAAACGGCAGCGCGAGCAGCGCCGGCAGCCTGCGCCGCGTGGCCTGACCCAGCCCCGGATGCGCGACAAACGCCAATCCGCCGGCGTGATGAATCCACGCGAGCGCGTCCGCGGCCGCGGCCATCTGCTTGGCCACATAGGCGGGCCGCCCTGTGTTCAGGAACCGGTCAAACGCCTCCTGGACCGTCCGCGTCACGCCCGCCGCATGCAAGGCCGCGGCGACGTGCATGCGCCCCAAGGCGCCTCTTTCCGCCTGCGCCAGCAGCACGGCGCCGTCCAGAGCCCGTCCCTGTTCGCGGAGCAACTCCAGGATGCGCAGCACCCGGCTCAGACGCGCCTGATGCTGGGATTGCAGCCCCGCGTTGAGCGCGGGCGCGTCTTCGCGCACCCCCAGACCGACGACATGGACTTCCACCCCTTGAAACCACGTGCTGATTTCTACACCGGAAAGGAATTCGACGCCCAGGCTCCCCGCCGCCGCGCGCGCTTGCGGCAGGGCCGCCACCGTGTCGTGGTCCGTGACGGCCACGGCGGCAAGGCCCAGTTCCGCGGCGCGCTGCACCACCAGTTCCGGCGTATCGGCGCCGTCAGAACAGGTCGTGTGCAGATGCAGGTCCACAAACGTCACGGGGCCGCCTCGTCATGCGCAACGCCCCGTTCGGAGACCATCTTGCGCAGGCGGTCCAGGATTCCGTTGACAAAACGGGGGGCTTCGTCGTTGCCGTAACGCTTGATCACCTCAATCGCTTCATTGATAGCCACGCTGGGCGGCACGTCGGAGACATGACACATCTCGTAGAGGGCGATGCGCAGCACGGCGCGCTCGACATGGCCCAGCCGGTCCAGG
This genomic stretch from Candidatus Hydrogenedentota bacterium harbors:
- the nusB gene encoding transcription antitermination factor NusB, which encodes MRRRARERALQFLFGLGFTDYAWEDAAPGFWEMNPTRPPARRYAECLVRGVCEYRAELDADIAAALDNWSLDRLGHVERAVLRIALYEMCHVSDVPPSVAINEAIEVIKRYGNDEAPRFVNGILDRLRKMVSERGVAHDEAAP
- a CDS encoding PHP domain-containing protein, which produces MTFVDLHLHTTCSDGADTPELVVQRAAELGLAAVAVTDHDTVAALPQARAAAGSLGVEFLSGVEISTWFQGVEVHVVGLGVREDAPALNAGLQSQHQARLSRVLRILELLREQGRALDGAVLLAQAERGALGRMHVAAALHAAGVTRTVQEAFDRFLNTGRPAYVAKQMAAAADALAWIHHAGGLAFVAHPGLGQATRRRLPALLALPFDGIEAYHTSHSPGETDGFLQLARERNLLVAGGSDCHGRIKGMAPEMGKVRVPYKHFAAIKAALAGTPPC